Part of the Verrucomicrobiia bacterium genome is shown below.
CACAGCCCGAACGCCTCATCTGTCGTCGTGGGCATGGGGTATCCTTCCGGCACAATCACCGACCGGTTGCAGCTCTCGGTGCGGGACCAGGGGCCCGGAATCCCCCCGGAGGATCATCAACGCATCTTCGAACGGTTCTACCGGCGCGGTACCGAGTTGCGGCGCGAAACCCGCGGAGTCGGCCTCGGACTTGCCCTGGTGCGGGAAGTGGCCCGCTCCCACGAAGGTCGCGTCTGGGTGGACAGTTGTCCCGGCGCCGGGGCCACCTTCATCCTCGAACTGCCCATGACCGCGTCCCTGCCGGACGTGCGGCAAGCCGGAAGGAGCCCACATGTCCAGTGACCCGCCCAGCGCCCGGATCCTCGTCATTGAGGATGAATCCTCAATGCGAATGGTGCTGACCGACCGCCTCGAGGCGGCCGGGCATCGGGTGCTCACGGCGACCGACGGCGCCTCCGGGCTGGAGGCTGTCCGACGGGAGCATCCCGACCTCATCCTGCTGGACGTGATGATGCCGCGACTCGACGGCATCACGCTTGCGGGTGAGTTGCGACGCCAGGGCATCCGAACTCCCATCCTCATGCTCACCGCGCGCGGGTTTGTGGGGGACCGGGTCCGCGGTCTGGATGCCGGGGCGGACGACTATCTGACCAAACCCTTCAGCGGCGACGAACTCCTGGCCCGGGTGAGGGCATTGTTGCGGCGGTCGGGTCCGGACGCCCGGCCGACGCCGCGGCGCGTGCAACTTGGGGACGTCACCGTGGATTTCGAGCGACTCGAGGCCTCGCGGTCGGGACGCCCCCTGCACCTCACCTCCAAGGAATTTGCCCTGCTTCGGTTGATGGCGG
Proteins encoded:
- a CDS encoding response regulator transcription factor, which gives rise to MSSDPPSARILVIEDESSMRMVLTDRLEAAGHRVLTATDGASGLEAVRREHPDLILLDVMMPRLDGITLAGELRRQGIRTPILMLTARGFVGDRVRGLDAGADDYLTKPFSGDELLARVRALLRRSGPDARPTPRRVQLGDVTVDFERLEASRSGRPLHLTSKEFALLRLMAETPGVPVSRETFLDRIWGVAAYPTTRTVDTHLGTLRSKVESDPANPRFLRTVHGRGYKLVLTN